The following coding sequences lie in one Pontibacter sp. G13 genomic window:
- the murQ gene encoding N-acetylmuramic acid 6-phosphate etherase, translated as MLKKSTEQSSLYDHLDKMSTRELLESINQEDRKVPEVVGGVIHQIEPLINAIHEKMAKGGRLFYMGSGTSGRLGIVDASECPPTYGVPHGWVIGLIAGGEGAIHKAVEFAEDSLTQGWQDLLAHEVSSADVVIGITASGTTPYVLGAMEECAKHGIITGGISCNAHAPLSKLVDFPIEAVVGPEFVTGSTRMKAGTAQKLILNMISTSVMVKLGKVRGNKMVDMQLANNKLLDRGTRMIMEETGLEYELALEMLKKHGSVRAAIDAII; from the coding sequence ATGCTGAAAAAATCGACCGAACAATCATCGCTCTACGACCATCTCGACAAGATGTCGACCCGTGAACTTCTCGAATCCATCAACCAGGAGGACCGAAAGGTTCCAGAGGTGGTTGGGGGTGTGATTCACCAAATCGAACCGCTGATCAACGCCATCCATGAAAAGATGGCCAAAGGAGGACGCCTATTCTATATGGGTAGTGGCACCAGCGGTAGACTGGGGATCGTGGATGCTTCCGAATGCCCACCGACTTACGGCGTTCCACATGGCTGGGTGATTGGATTGATTGCGGGCGGAGAAGGCGCCATCCACAAAGCGGTGGAATTTGCAGAAGATAGCCTCACACAAGGATGGCAAGATCTGCTAGCGCATGAAGTGTCTTCCGCTGATGTAGTCATCGGGATCACGGCCAGTGGCACAACCCCCTACGTGTTGGGAGCTATGGAGGAATGTGCCAAACACGGCATCATCACAGGAGGAATCTCTTGTAATGCCCATGCGCCGCTTTCGAAGTTGGTAGATTTTCCGATTGAAGCAGTCGTGGGTCCAGAGTTTGTGACAGGAAGCACCCGAATGAAGGCAGGGACCGCACAAAAACTCATCCTGAACATGATTTCCACCTCGGTCATGGTCAAGCTCGGCAAGGTGCGGGGAAACAAAATGGTCGACATGCAACTCGCCAACAACAAGCTTTTGGACCGGGGGACTCGCATGATCATGGAAGAAACGGGACTGGAATACGAATTGGCGCTGGAAATGCTCAAAAAGCATGGAAGCGTACGAGCCGCGATCGATGCCATCATTTAG
- the nagB gene encoding glucosamine-6-phosphate deaminase — protein MIISSYPTTHKFEHIPTRIYADSSKASRDVAQQIADLIRHKQGKGQPAVLGLATGSTPVGVYNELVRMHREEGLSFRNVVSFNLDEYYPMQPEALQSYHRFMREYLFDLVDIDPANVHVPDGTLTLEEVEAYCASYESKIEQLGGLDIQILGIGRTGHIGFNEPGSALNSRTRLISLDHITVRDAASDFFHEANVPKRAITMGVGTILEAKSVILMAWGEGKAPIIQEAVEGPVSELIPATYLQKHPNATVILDEASSAELTRVKAPWLVGRCNWDDKLIRSAVIWLCQTVDKSILKLTDHDYSEHGMGDLITEFGSAYRVNIKVFNELQHTITGWPGGKPDTDDTYRPERRDPAKKRVIIFSPHPDDDVISMGGTLIRLVEQGHEVHVAYQVSGNIAVFDDAAVRFIDFALDFAKEFGQDADRVAELYQESRSFLDRKKPGDVDSDEIKYIKGLIRKGEAKSACRYCGIPDERAHFLDMPFYETGTVKKKPLGEEDVQIIMNLIEEIKPHQIYAAGDLSDPHGTHRVCLQAIFEAIERLKDQAWMDDCWVWLYRGAWQEWGIEDIEMAVPISPIELQRKREAIFKHQSQKDSALFPGNDPREFWQRAEDRNRNTAQIYDQLGLPEYEAIEAFVRYHFD, from the coding sequence ATGATCATTTCATCCTATCCGACCACACACAAATTCGAGCATATCCCTACGCGGATCTATGCCGATTCTTCGAAAGCCTCCAGAGATGTCGCGCAACAAATTGCCGACCTCATCCGCCACAAGCAAGGCAAGGGTCAGCCCGCCGTACTGGGATTGGCAACCGGCTCGACGCCTGTGGGTGTGTACAACGAACTTGTCCGTATGCACCGCGAAGAGGGACTGAGTTTCCGAAACGTAGTCTCATTTAACCTCGACGAATATTATCCCATGCAGCCGGAAGCACTCCAGAGCTACCACCGGTTCATGCGTGAATACCTCTTTGACTTGGTGGATATCGATCCCGCCAATGTCCATGTTCCCGATGGCACCCTGACCTTGGAAGAAGTAGAGGCCTATTGTGCCAGTTACGAATCCAAGATCGAACAGCTCGGAGGACTCGATATACAGATTTTGGGAATTGGGCGTACCGGACACATCGGATTCAACGAACCCGGTTCTGCATTGAACTCCCGCACTCGCTTGATTTCCCTAGATCACATCACCGTCCGGGATGCCGCATCCGATTTCTTCCACGAGGCCAATGTCCCCAAACGTGCGATCACCATGGGAGTCGGCACCATCCTAGAGGCCAAATCTGTCATCTTGATGGCTTGGGGCGAAGGCAAGGCTCCGATCATCCAAGAAGCGGTGGAAGGTCCCGTGTCAGAACTCATTCCCGCCACATACCTACAAAAACATCCCAATGCCACGGTCATTCTGGACGAGGCCTCTTCAGCAGAACTGACCCGAGTAAAGGCGCCTTGGCTCGTGGGAAGATGCAATTGGGATGACAAACTCATTCGCAGTGCGGTCATCTGGTTGTGCCAAACCGTCGACAAGTCGATCCTAAAATTGACAGACCATGACTATTCCGAACATGGCATGGGCGACTTGATCACGGAATTCGGGTCAGCCTATCGAGTAAATATCAAGGTATTCAACGAGCTCCAGCACACCATCACCGGCTGGCCAGGCGGCAAGCCCGACACGGACGATACGTATCGCCCTGAGCGCAGAGACCCCGCCAAGAAGCGTGTCATCATCTTCTCTCCTCACCCAGATGACGATGTAATCTCCATGGGAGGCACTTTGATTCGCCTTGTCGAACAAGGACACGAAGTCCATGTTGCCTACCAAGTCTCGGGAAACATCGCAGTATTTGACGATGCAGCCGTACGCTTCATCGACTTTGCCCTGGACTTTGCCAAGGAGTTTGGACAAGATGCAGACCGGGTGGCGGAGCTCTATCAGGAAAGCCGGTCATTCCTCGACCGGAAAAAGCCCGGAGATGTAGATTCTGACGAGATCAAATACATCAAGGGATTGATCAGAAAAGGAGAGGCCAAGTCCGCCTGTCGCTACTGTGGAATTCCTGACGAAAGAGCGCATTTCCTCGACATGCCCTTCTATGAAACCGGCACTGTGAAGAAAAAGCCACTCGGCGAGGAAGATGTGCAGATCATCATGAACTTGATCGAGGAGATCAAGCCCCATCAAATTTATGCCGCAGGGGATCTGTCCGATCCGCATGGCACTCACCGGGTATGCCTGCAAGCAATCTTCGAAGCCATCGAAAGGCTCAAAGATCAAGCTTGGATGGATGACTGTTGGGTATGGCTATACCGAGGAGCTTGGCAAGAGTGGGGAATCGAGGACATTGAAATGGCCGTACCGATCAGTCCGATCGAATTGCAGCGAAAGCGTGAAGCCATCTTCAAACACCAATCACAAAAAGACAGTGCCTTATTCCCAGGAAATGACCCGCGGGAATTCTGGCAACGGGCCGAGGATCGCAACCGGAACACCGCTCAGATCTATGACCAACTGGGCCTACCGGAATACGAAGCGATCGAGGCATTCGTAAGATATCATTTCGATTGA
- a CDS encoding DeoR/GlpR family DNA-binding transcription regulator gives MLKDERHSFILDQLRTKNKVLTFELSQSLEVSEDTIRRDLKELAEMGRIKKVHGGAVSHSLNPYHYKDREIYAHNEKIELAEKARGLIRNHQVVIMDGGTTNVELAKRLPMDLKATIFTNSLPVAVQLAGHPLIETIFLGGKVLKNAQVTIGSEVIDVLGGIKADICFLGTRSLQDKLGITEIDWEETKVKRAILAASNEVVSMVIQEKIGTVQPYIICEPQRITTLVTTLEKRDPFLSPFFEMGIEIL, from the coding sequence ATGCTGAAAGACGAGCGCCACAGTTTCATCTTGGATCAACTTCGAACCAAGAATAAAGTACTCACCTTTGAATTGAGTCAATCTCTGGAAGTATCCGAGGACACGATTCGAAGGGACCTGAAAGAGCTAGCCGAAATGGGCAGGATCAAGAAGGTACATGGTGGCGCGGTGTCACATTCACTCAACCCCTACCACTACAAGGACCGGGAGATCTACGCTCACAATGAGAAGATCGAACTGGCCGAAAAGGCTCGGGGGTTGATCAGAAACCACCAAGTGGTGATTATGGATGGAGGAACCACCAATGTGGAGCTGGCGAAACGGCTTCCGATGGATCTAAAAGCCACCATATTCACCAACAGTCTGCCGGTGGCGGTACAATTGGCAGGCCATCCACTCATCGAGACCATCTTTCTCGGGGGCAAGGTGCTCAAAAATGCACAGGTCACCATCGGGAGTGAAGTCATCGATGTACTGGGCGGAATCAAGGCAGACATTTGCTTCCTCGGGACCCGGAGCCTTCAGGACAAGCTGGGGATTACGGAGATCGATTGGGAGGAAACCAAAGTGAAGCGAGCCATTTTGGCGGCTTCGAATGAAGTGGTGTCCATGGTGATTCAGGAAAAGATCGGAACGGTCCAGCCCTATATCATCTGCGAGCCGCAACGGATCACCACCTTGGTGACCACCCTAGAGAAACGAGATCCATTTCTATCTCCATTCTTTGAGATGGGCATAGAAATTCTATAA
- a CDS encoding serine hydrolase, translating to MLPEKPIKVWLSGRESAGNPTWEHLRLQGNVNFWQKPAWKSARNSQEWKLMALYPEDLERQSDDWKMLIPDSRTIWLFFGSERDLAQYPELKEVGSLVMAYQSGYYSERAAVEIVFGGIGASGLLPKAIGNIFERGAGIPTIPQNRLHHTFPEALGMNGAKLTQQVDSMVEDAVNLGAFPGAQVFAAWRGKVVHHKAYGYHTFSKKQEVKLTDLYDLASLTKILGPTPALMQLVANGKLNLEAKLEQYLPEYAKSGIGEAKLRDILAHQAGLKPWIPFYAETLDKHGHYRNRTFQSDSSKKYPIQVTHDLYLHRRFEKKIYKAIKKAPIEDAGTYRYSGLAFFLFPKLIERITGQDYREYLRSSLYDPIGAHRLGYRPLDRFSISEIVPTEWDTIFRDRVVHGYVHDESAAMFGGVSGNAGLFGNAMDVGKVMQVYMQHGQYAGKEWLLPQGMKEFSDRAFPNTPNRRGLAFDKPRLTDQLEGYVAVNASESSFGHSGFTGTFAWADPETGWVVVILTNRVHPTRANHKIYELDFRRDLHQMFYDATPGQEG from the coding sequence ATGTTGCCTGAAAAACCGATCAAGGTTTGGCTGTCGGGTCGTGAATCTGCCGGAAATCCTACCTGGGAACATCTGAGATTGCAGGGAAATGTCAATTTCTGGCAGAAACCCGCATGGAAATCGGCACGAAACAGTCAGGAGTGGAAACTGATGGCTTTGTATCCCGAAGATTTGGAGCGGCAATCCGATGATTGGAAAATGCTCATCCCTGATAGTCGCACCATCTGGTTGTTCTTCGGGTCAGAGCGCGACCTCGCTCAATATCCTGAATTGAAGGAAGTAGGCAGCTTGGTGATGGCTTATCAGTCCGGGTATTACTCGGAACGGGCTGCTGTGGAAATTGTCTTTGGAGGAATCGGAGCGAGCGGCCTACTTCCCAAGGCCATTGGAAATATCTTTGAAAGAGGCGCAGGAATCCCCACCATTCCGCAGAATAGACTCCATCATACATTCCCAGAGGCGCTGGGGATGAATGGTGCCAAGCTGACCCAGCAAGTGGACTCGATGGTGGAGGACGCCGTGAACCTTGGGGCGTTCCCGGGCGCTCAAGTCTTTGCAGCCTGGAGAGGCAAAGTCGTCCACCATAAGGCCTATGGATATCATACATTCTCCAAGAAGCAGGAGGTGAAACTCACCGATCTGTACGATCTCGCCTCCTTGACCAAAATTCTGGGACCTACGCCTGCGCTCATGCAACTCGTGGCCAATGGAAAACTGAACCTCGAAGCCAAACTCGAACAATACCTGCCTGAATACGCCAAGTCAGGAATCGGCGAAGCCAAGCTTCGGGATATATTGGCCCATCAGGCTGGATTGAAGCCGTGGATTCCCTTTTATGCAGAGACTTTGGACAAGCACGGCCATTATCGCAATCGCACCTTTCAGTCAGATTCCTCCAAAAAATACCCCATTCAGGTGACGCATGATCTCTACCTACATCGGAGGTTCGAAAAGAAGATCTACAAAGCCATCAAGAAAGCGCCCATTGAGGATGCGGGAACATACCGGTACTCAGGGTTGGCATTTTTCCTGTTCCCCAAGCTGATCGAACGAATCACCGGGCAGGATTATCGCGAGTACCTGAGGAGTTCACTCTACGATCCCATCGGCGCCCATCGGCTTGGGTACCGTCCCCTAGACCGATTTTCCATCAGCGAGATTGTGCCAACCGAGTGGGATACCATTTTCCGAGACCGAGTGGTGCATGGGTATGTACATGACGAATCCGCCGCCATGTTTGGAGGCGTTTCCGGCAACGCCGGGCTTTTTGGCAATGCGATGGATGTGGGAAAAGTCATGCAGGTCTATATGCAGCACGGCCAATATGCAGGAAAGGAATGGCTGCTCCCCCAAGGAATGAAGGAATTTTCAGATCGGGCTTTTCCCAATACGCCCAATCGTCGAGGTTTGGCTTTTGACAAGCCCCGCTTGACAGATCAGTTGGAGGGATATGTAGCTGTGAATGCTTCCGAATCGAGCTTTGGGCATTCCGGCTTCACTGGCACCTTTGCATGGGCAGATCCTGAGACGGGTTGGGTGGTCGTGATCCTGACGAACCGGGTGCATCCCACACGTGCCAATCACAAGATCTACGAGTTGGATTTCCGCCGGGACCTGCATCAAATGTTCTACGATGCGACTCCGGGTCAGGAAGGGTAA
- a CDS encoding M23 family metallopeptidase, with product MKSPLPLCFLLLWLGSCHTPAHTDAGGNPKILHQEVVYAHLADSVFAVSEESSIADRWDFPVGKPDAKGYYDAQPFGRNVHLGEDWNAVTGGDSDLGDTIYAAANGWVYSARHEGAGWGNILRVIHRGDSTAEIWYESFYAHCDTMLAIRGDWVSRGQPIATIGNADGAYWAHLHFELRTLLYQPIGGGYGSPDQGQIPPTPFIQTHR from the coding sequence ATGAAATCGCCATTGCCCTTATGCTTCCTGCTCCTCTGGCTCGGATCTTGTCATACGCCAGCGCATACCGATGCTGGTGGAAACCCCAAAATCCTGCATCAGGAAGTAGTGTACGCCCATTTGGCTGATTCTGTATTTGCGGTATCGGAGGAATCCAGCATCGCCGATCGATGGGATTTTCCGGTCGGAAAACCGGATGCCAAGGGCTACTATGATGCGCAGCCATTTGGGCGAAACGTCCATCTAGGGGAAGATTGGAACGCAGTAACGGGCGGAGATTCGGATCTGGGAGACACCATTTATGCCGCCGCCAATGGATGGGTGTATTCCGCTCGGCACGAAGGAGCGGGCTGGGGCAATATCCTCCGGGTCATTCATCGGGGAGACTCGACCGCCGAAATTTGGTATGAGAGTTTCTATGCCCATTGCGACACCATGCTGGCCATTCGCGGAGACTGGGTAAGTCGCGGGCAACCTATCGCGACCATCGGCAATGCGGATGGTGCGTATTGGGCGCATCTGCACTTCGAGCTGAGAACCCTCCTCTACCAGCCTATCGGAGGCGGATATGGCTCCCCCGATCAAGGACAGATCCCCCCTACCCCATTTATCCAGACCCATCGCTAG
- a CDS encoding DUF6483 family protein, whose amino-acid sequence MLQRDYFMRMIEEAAAVLAKLMGLQSKGLHDEAERMLEQTFEDFFGLTGDQIRQVEGADFIQFLEEQDIQHSQQLSAMAKMLRYDGEVAFEQGKFDRSRDSLQKALSVLEYLNSQEADLYDFTRIADIQSLEDLLKDIPQN is encoded by the coding sequence ATGCTCCAGAGAGACTATTTCATGCGCATGATCGAGGAGGCTGCCGCCGTCCTCGCCAAACTCATGGGCCTGCAATCCAAAGGCCTCCACGACGAAGCAGAACGCATGCTTGAACAGACCTTCGAGGATTTCTTCGGGCTGACAGGCGATCAGATCCGCCAAGTGGAAGGAGCCGATTTCATCCAATTTCTCGAGGAGCAGGACATCCAGCATTCCCAACAATTGTCGGCGATGGCCAAGATGCTCCGATACGACGGAGAAGTAGCATTTGAGCAAGGCAAATTCGATCGGTCCAGAGACAGCCTCCAAAAAGCCCTCAGCGTACTGGAATACCTCAATTCCCAAGAAGCGGATCTTTATGATTTCACGCGTATCGCCGATATCCAGTCCCTCGAAGATCTCCTCAAGGACATTCCCCAGAATTAG